In the genome of Candidatus Binataceae bacterium, one region contains:
- a CDS encoding cytochrome c biogenesis protein CcdA: MREALYQIMYRANRIGGRASSVRPKRGSATGATPAPGLATDWTLKLPPRLPAPVFNGNKARSLVGLICALWAVFASAAPAFALPKANEVVQISALKVDHPLAPGRTSNLLIDASVMAGWHINSNHPLSDEYIPTVVRIAGPASVSAGPVQYPKAEEVALEFSGGDKLSVFSDILMLSVPLTAAMNFTAAGDLTVTIDYQACDNLQCLRPTSVSSTIALASLQEAVGGTITGGGPIGAMTAGGTRTGVLEDVFAHHGWVLGFLAVLVGGLALNLTPCVYPLIGVTIAYFGNQGGGPRRVFALAVVYVLGIALMFSAVGVAVALSGGLFGAAMQNPVVLSVIAAMLVGLALSSFGVFALQPPQWLMNRAGVARPGYAGALLMGLGMGVVAAPCIGPIVLGLLLMVERSENPFFGFALFFTLAVGLGLPYVALALAAGSIRQLPRSGEWLAWVEQLFGFILIGLAIYFLDPVMPGHVMTRILPFYAAAAGIWLGFGTRAGRGWRPFLVFRSVVGAAAVAALIYVAIPRATPKSLTFEPFDSSLLASAGETRKPVLIDFSADWCIPCREMEHSTFLNPSVVKEASRFVRLRADLTHQDKTNQDLMSKFQIQGVPTTVMIDSSGRVQVQKVGYIGSDEFLADLRRID, from the coding sequence TTGCGGGAAGCGTTGTACCAGATCATGTATCGCGCAAATCGGATCGGTGGGAGGGCCTCCTCGGTCCGTCCAAAGCGGGGATCGGCAACCGGCGCGACCCCGGCCCCGGGGCTCGCGACCGACTGGACCTTGAAGCTGCCGCCGCGGCTACCCGCGCCGGTCTTTAATGGGAACAAGGCGAGGAGCTTGGTCGGGTTGATTTGCGCGCTGTGGGCAGTTTTTGCGAGCGCTGCACCCGCGTTTGCGCTGCCCAAGGCCAACGAAGTTGTGCAGATCTCAGCGCTGAAAGTGGACCATCCACTGGCGCCTGGCAGGACTAGCAACTTGCTCATCGATGCCAGCGTCATGGCAGGGTGGCATATCAACTCGAATCATCCGCTCAGCGACGAGTACATCCCGACGGTGGTACGAATCGCGGGGCCGGCTTCGGTGAGCGCAGGCCCGGTGCAATACCCGAAGGCCGAGGAGGTAGCACTCGAGTTCTCCGGCGGCGACAAGCTTTCGGTCTTTTCGGACATCTTGATGCTCTCGGTCCCGCTCACTGCAGCGATGAATTTCACCGCCGCGGGTGACTTGACGGTAACTATCGACTACCAGGCGTGTGACAATCTGCAATGCCTGAGGCCCACCTCGGTCAGCTCCACTATCGCACTCGCCTCATTGCAGGAAGCCGTGGGCGGAACGATCACCGGTGGTGGGCCAATCGGGGCCATGACTGCAGGGGGCACGCGGACGGGCGTACTCGAGGACGTCTTTGCCCATCATGGCTGGGTGCTCGGTTTTCTTGCGGTTTTGGTTGGAGGACTGGCTCTAAACCTGACGCCGTGCGTCTACCCGCTAATCGGGGTCACCATCGCGTACTTCGGCAACCAGGGCGGTGGGCCGCGACGAGTCTTCGCGCTGGCAGTCGTGTACGTACTGGGAATCGCACTGATGTTCTCGGCGGTCGGGGTTGCGGTCGCACTCTCCGGGGGGTTGTTCGGGGCCGCGATGCAGAATCCCGTAGTGCTGTCGGTCATTGCCGCCATGCTCGTCGGGCTGGCGCTTTCAAGTTTTGGCGTGTTTGCGCTGCAGCCGCCGCAATGGTTGATGAATCGCGCGGGAGTCGCGCGCCCCGGTTATGCGGGCGCGCTGCTGATGGGGCTGGGCATGGGCGTGGTCGCGGCGCCATGCATCGGGCCCATCGTGTTGGGGCTGCTGCTGATGGTCGAGCGAAGCGAAAATCCGTTTTTCGGGTTCGCCCTGTTCTTTACGCTCGCGGTCGGTCTGGGTCTGCCGTACGTCGCGCTCGCACTGGCGGCGGGCAGTATCCGGCAGCTGCCGCGTTCCGGTGAATGGCTCGCATGGGTCGAGCAACTGTTCGGGTTCATCCTGATAGGCCTTGCTATCTATTTTCTCGATCCGGTCATGCCCGGGCATGTCATGACCCGTATCCTGCCCTTCTACGCGGCCGCCGCGGGAATCTGGCTGGGCTTTGGTACCCGCGCCGGGCGCGGGTGGCGCCCGTTCCTGGTCTTTCGCTCGGTGGTGGGCGCCGCGGCGGTGGCGGCGCTGATCTACGTCGCGATTCCGCGTGCCACGCCAAAATCTCTTACTTTCGAGCCATTTGATTCCTCGCTGCTCGCGTCGGCGGGCGAGACCCGCAAACCGGTGTTGATCGATTTCTCGGCCGACTGGTGTATTCCGTGCCGCGAGATGGAGCACTCCACGTTCCTGAACCCATCGGTGGTCAAAGAAGCGTCGCGGTTTGTCAGGTTGCGGGCCGATTTGACCCATCAGGACAAGACCAACCAGGACCTGATGAGCAAGTTCCAGATTCAGGGCGTGCCGACCACCGTCATGATTGATTCCTCGGGCCGGGTGCAGGTCCAAAAAGTGGGTTATATCGGGTCGGATGAATTCCTGGCCGACCTCCGCCGCATCGACTGA
- the ribB gene encoding 3,4-dihydroxy-2-butanone-4-phosphate synthase, whose amino-acid sequence MFGEINPRAKAKAPFISVEEAIEETRRGHMIIMMDDEQRENEGDLCMAAEKVTAEAINFMAKFGRGLICLPMSAERIDQLGLAMMVGDNQAPLGTAFTASITAKRCAGSGQSAQDRSITILQATREDASGSEFISPGYVYPLRARDGGVLVRTGQTEGAVDLARLAGLKPAGVICEILKDDGTMARRDDLVEFARTHNLRIVTVADLIEYRLRHETMVHRIAEAQLPTQYGDFKAIVYRNQVDYTEHLVLVMGSVDPQKPILVRVHREYLPGDVFGYAARPTRNLLRAAMERIAEKGEGVLLYLKRESNAIAAELGSNERGGHRPSTRYGTTEADFRDYGIGAQIVRDVGVRKMIVMSDATPRLANLPGYGLEIVGSVPLTVPNGKPIVTSSN is encoded by the coding sequence ATGTTCGGTGAGATAAACCCGCGTGCCAAAGCCAAGGCCCCCTTTATCTCGGTAGAAGAAGCTATCGAGGAAACGCGCCGCGGCCACATGATCATCATGATGGACGATGAGCAGCGTGAGAACGAAGGTGACCTGTGCATGGCCGCGGAAAAGGTCACCGCGGAGGCGATCAACTTCATGGCCAAGTTTGGCCGCGGCCTGATCTGCCTGCCGATGTCCGCCGAGCGCATCGATCAGCTCGGTCTCGCAATGATGGTCGGTGACAACCAGGCGCCGCTCGGCACTGCGTTCACCGCATCGATCACCGCGAAGCGGTGCGCTGGCTCAGGGCAATCGGCGCAGGACCGTTCCATTACCATCCTACAGGCGACTCGAGAAGACGCGAGCGGTTCGGAATTTATCTCACCCGGCTATGTCTATCCGCTCCGCGCGCGCGATGGCGGCGTGCTGGTGCGCACCGGACAGACCGAAGGCGCGGTTGACCTGGCGCGCCTGGCGGGTCTCAAACCCGCGGGGGTCATTTGCGAGATTCTGAAAGACGACGGCACGATGGCGCGCCGCGACGACTTGGTCGAGTTCGCGCGCACCCATAACCTCAGAATCGTAACGGTCGCCGATCTGATCGAGTACCGGTTGCGGCACGAAACGATGGTACATCGCATCGCGGAGGCACAACTGCCAACGCAGTATGGCGATTTCAAAGCGATCGTTTATCGCAACCAGGTCGATTACACCGAGCACCTGGTGCTCGTGATGGGCAGCGTCGATCCGCAGAAACCGATTCTCGTGAGAGTGCATCGCGAATATCTTCCCGGTGACGTCTTCGGATACGCAGCGCGCCCCACCCGCAATCTGCTGCGCGCGGCGATGGAACGCATCGCGGAAAAAGGCGAAGGCGTGCTGCTCTACCTGAAACGCGAATCCAACGCGATCGCCGCGGAGCTGGGATCGAACGAGCGCGGCGGACATCGGCCCAGCACCCGCTATGGGACCACCGAGGCGGACTTCCGCGACTACGGCATTGGCGCGCAGATCGTACGCGACGTCGGCGTGCGCAAGATGATCGTCATGTCCGATGCTACTCCCCGCCTTGCCAACCTGCCCGGATATGGACTTGAGATCGTGGGTTCGGTGCCGCTTACCGTGCCCAACGGCAAGCCGATCGTCACTTCCAGCAACTAG
- a CDS encoding glycoside hydrolase family 36 protein, with the protein MNLSGIEIRYRLATGADQSLAIAHPPGALLSTGRDAHISVTIRCEYSERGVIARASVQNHAESPVELDAACMFIASGFDRTAQARFFKHGYQSWSGSFALRVGDLSDERYEKRARLTRVNHQSEVVRPPEVPEAATSELFTILERSDGERLLAGFLDGATSLTTLTVRTPDAIAARALLDGIELAHGATRAIAPLYFECSREPAAVLAGRWAAKLGEAMGARTRAPFRRGWCSWYHYFHAITEDALRDNLQALAALRSSFPIEVVQLDDGFQSALGDWDETNRKFPSGLAKIGAEIRAAGFEAGIWTAPFLAARDSHLMRDHPDWFIQDEGGAPLPAGYNPNWTRHDDKTAYALDPSHPALRDHLERLFRKLVHQFGYSYLKLDFLYAAAAQGLRHNRNWTRAETLRHGLAAIRGGAGDDAFILGCGCPLGAAVGMVDGMRIGPDVSPYWGSGGAGDPSTVHALDAIIARSFMHRRLWLNDPDCLMLRAKETQLSADERLALASVIAGSGGMLLISDDMSLLGEDEGQLFRDAAALAVQMDDGAERKPIVALDLLDAGGVRGLMKQSDEGVAAVVVNRGDNHARFPLATLGRGSYQVRTLGGKEESHTGIIDLAPHSARLVRVNRR; encoded by the coding sequence GTGAATCTGTCGGGAATCGAGATTCGCTACCGCCTTGCAACTGGCGCCGACCAGTCGCTGGCGATTGCGCATCCGCCCGGTGCGCTGCTAAGTACCGGCCGCGACGCCCATATCAGCGTCACGATCAGGTGCGAATATTCCGAGCGAGGCGTGATTGCCCGCGCGAGCGTGCAAAACCACGCAGAGTCTCCGGTCGAGCTCGACGCAGCGTGCATGTTCATCGCGAGCGGGTTCGATCGCACCGCGCAAGCGCGATTTTTCAAGCACGGCTACCAGTCGTGGAGCGGCTCGTTTGCGCTACGGGTGGGAGACCTTTCCGACGAACGCTATGAGAAGAGAGCGCGGCTCACCCGAGTCAATCATCAAAGCGAGGTAGTACGCCCGCCGGAGGTGCCCGAAGCCGCCACCTCCGAACTATTCACGATCCTGGAACGGAGCGACGGCGAGAGGCTGCTGGCGGGATTTCTCGACGGCGCTACGAGTCTCACCACGCTCACGGTTCGGACGCCCGACGCCATCGCCGCACGAGCGTTGCTTGACGGCATCGAGCTGGCGCACGGGGCGACGCGCGCCATCGCGCCGCTGTACTTCGAGTGCTCGCGCGAGCCGGCCGCGGTGCTGGCCGGGCGCTGGGCCGCGAAATTGGGTGAAGCGATGGGCGCGCGCACCCGCGCTCCTTTTCGGCGCGGCTGGTGCTCTTGGTACCACTATTTTCACGCCATCACGGAAGATGCCTTGCGAGACAACTTGCAAGCGCTTGCCGCGCTCCGATCCAGCTTCCCGATCGAGGTGGTGCAGCTCGATGACGGTTTTCAGTCGGCGTTAGGCGACTGGGATGAAACCAACCGGAAGTTCCCCAGCGGACTTGCAAAAATTGGCGCCGAAATCCGCGCGGCCGGTTTCGAGGCCGGAATTTGGACCGCGCCATTTCTGGCGGCGCGGGACTCGCACCTCATGCGCGATCATCCGGACTGGTTTATTCAGGATGAAGGCGGCGCCCCATTGCCTGCCGGCTACAATCCCAACTGGACCCGCCACGACGACAAGACTGCGTACGCACTCGACCCGAGCCATCCGGCGCTGCGCGATCATCTGGAGAGGTTGTTTCGCAAACTCGTGCACCAGTTCGGCTATTCCTACCTAAAGCTCGACTTTCTGTACGCAGCAGCTGCACAAGGCCTCCGCCACAACCGCAATTGGACACGTGCCGAAACCCTGCGCCATGGACTCGCAGCAATTCGTGGGGGCGCGGGCGACGATGCCTTTATTCTCGGCTGCGGGTGCCCGCTCGGCGCGGCGGTGGGAATGGTCGACGGAATGCGAATCGGCCCCGATGTTTCGCCCTATTGGGGCAGCGGCGGCGCAGGCGATCCGTCTACCGTGCACGCCCTCGATGCGATCATCGCGCGCAGCTTCATGCATCGACGGCTGTGGCTTAACGATCCGGATTGCCTGATGCTGCGTGCCAAGGAGACGCAGCTGAGTGCCGACGAGCGGCTCGCACTGGCCAGCGTGATCGCGGGTTCGGGCGGAATGCTGCTGATTTCTGACGACATGTCGCTGCTGGGCGAGGACGAAGGCCAGCTGTTTCGCGACGCCGCGGCCTTGGCGGTCCAGATGGATGACGGCGCGGAGCGCAAGCCCATCGTGGCACTCGATCTGCTCGACGCCGGCGGAGTGCGGGGCTTGATGAAGCAGAGCGATGAAGGGGTGGCGGCGGTGGTGGTGAATCGTGGTGACAACCACGCGCGATTTCCGCTCGCGACGCTCGGGCGCGGCTCGTACCAAGTCCGCACCTTGGGTGGAAAGGAGGAATCCCACACCGGCATCATCGACCTTGCGCCGCATTCAGCGCGCCTGGTGCGGGTGAATCGGCGCTAG
- the galK gene encoding galactokinase → MTDPGWDSSELDRAASMARGLRTVAGPDARLFAVRAPGRVNLIGEHTDYSGLPVLPVAIDRSTIIVAVATPSDEVSLRNENRSYPNRDFRLARNIPPYPTGDWANYVKAAVQGVIDHFANRGTEVTRLRGARLVIDGRVPTRAGLSSSAALTVSSALAFMATNGLTLPSIETAALVARSEWYVGTMAGGMDQAASLLGQRNHALFIEFNPLRARAVKMPPEAALVVADSREEADKSGDVRAEYNRRVVECGLAARFLARALRLNGVRGLGDVVNGVKDWNAADLIAALANTAPERVNSDLGGAASRLGLSSETLAREMLGDGDSRLTLDGHRPLEILKRARHVFSETERVLRAVRALEAGRLAEMGALMNASHRSLAEDFDCSTSRLDRMVSCARRAGALGARLTGAGFGGSIVALCHADDAQRVIAALDREYYSPLQISPQSARAVLHAGAGASLLELATA, encoded by the coding sequence TTGACCGATCCGGGGTGGGACAGTTCGGAGCTGGATCGCGCGGCGTCCATGGCGCGAGGACTCAGGACCGTCGCGGGTCCTGATGCGCGACTATTTGCGGTGCGCGCACCGGGCAGAGTCAATTTGATCGGCGAGCATACGGATTACAGCGGTCTTCCGGTGCTGCCCGTCGCGATCGATCGATCGACCATCATCGTCGCCGTGGCTACTCCGTCAGACGAAGTCTCTCTGCGTAACGAGAATCGTTCGTATCCCAATCGAGACTTCAGGCTCGCGCGCAATATTCCACCTTACCCGACCGGCGATTGGGCCAACTACGTAAAAGCGGCCGTGCAGGGGGTCATCGATCACTTCGCAAACCGCGGAACCGAAGTCACCCGGCTTCGGGGCGCGAGGCTGGTAATCGACGGGCGCGTGCCGACCCGCGCCGGTTTGTCATCGTCGGCCGCACTTACCGTGTCGTCGGCGCTTGCCTTCATGGCGACCAACGGGCTCACACTGCCGTCCATCGAAACGGCTGCGCTGGTCGCGCGAAGCGAGTGGTATGTCGGGACGATGGCGGGCGGGATGGATCAGGCTGCTTCATTGCTTGGACAACGCAACCACGCGCTGTTCATTGAGTTCAATCCGCTCCGGGCGCGAGCGGTCAAAATGCCGCCGGAGGCCGCCCTGGTCGTCGCCGACAGCCGCGAGGAGGCCGACAAGTCAGGAGACGTTCGCGCTGAATACAATCGCCGAGTTGTGGAGTGCGGGCTCGCGGCGCGCTTTCTGGCGCGCGCACTCAGGCTGAATGGAGTTCGCGGACTCGGCGACGTCGTCAACGGTGTGAAAGATTGGAACGCAGCCGACTTGATCGCGGCACTTGCGAACACAGCGCCCGAGCGGGTGAATTCTGACCTCGGGGGAGCAGCCTCGCGGTTGGGTCTTTCTTCAGAAACGCTCGCGCGCGAGATGCTGGGCGACGGCGACTCGCGCCTTACCCTGGACGGACATCGTCCGCTCGAGATTCTCAAACGAGCACGTCACGTATTCAGCGAGACCGAACGGGTGCTGCGGGCGGTGCGCGCGTTGGAAGCGGGGCGGCTTGCCGAGATGGGCGCGCTCATGAACGCGTCGCACCGGAGCCTTGCCGAAGATTTCGACTGCAGCACTTCGCGTCTGGACCGGATGGTAAGCTGTGCACGCCGCGCCGGCGCGTTAGGCGCGCGTCTCACCGGCGCAGGGTTCGGCGGCTCAATCGTTGCGCTCTGTCATGCGGATGACGCACAACGCGTGATCGCGGCGCTGGATCGCGAGTATTATTCCCCGCTGCAGATCTCACCACAGTCGGCGCGCGCCGTGCTACACGCCGGCGCGGGCGCGAGCCTCCTCGAACTGGCCACTGCCTGA
- the selA gene encoding L-seryl-tRNA(Sec) selenium transferase, with protein MTRQRPSSTQSTAQEIRASLLRAVPPVDECLRALAGSPHARGVSGAYLKKVVQQAADDLRAEIDAGRARNDGDRRAMLAQIVRRVENALIADEPAMKPLVNATGVVLHTNLGRAILAEPAIEAVEQAARAAVNLEFDLQTGERGDRDAIVETELCALTGAEAATVVNNNAAAVLLVLNTLALGREVVVSRGELIEIGGSFRIPDVMLRSGARLHEVGTTNRTHRADYRNAIGPDTALLMKVHPSNYQVIGFTSEVALQDLAALGREYGVDVVEDLGSGALIDLTQFGLPREPVVAERIAAGAAIVTFSGDKLLGGPQAGLIVGRRELIAKLKANPLKRALRCDKLTLAALAATLRIYLRSDEIRDTVPTLRLMSRKPAELRTVAAQAARIIAERLETGFKVEVTEATSQVGSGSLPAESLPSVAVTITHPDMSANAIAARFRRARIIGRVSGDAFHLDMRTIEDPAVFAVDFKS; from the coding sequence GTGACCCGCCAGCGCCCGTCTTCGACGCAATCCACCGCCCAGGAGATTCGCGCGTCGCTGTTGCGCGCGGTGCCGCCGGTCGACGAGTGCCTGCGCGCGCTCGCGGGCAGCCCGCACGCCCGGGGGGTCAGCGGCGCCTACCTCAAGAAAGTCGTGCAACAAGCCGCCGACGACTTGCGCGCAGAGATCGACGCGGGGCGAGCCCGCAACGATGGCGATCGGCGCGCAATGCTCGCGCAGATTGTGCGCCGCGTCGAGAACGCGCTTATCGCCGACGAGCCCGCCATGAAACCGCTGGTCAATGCAACTGGGGTGGTGCTGCATACCAATCTCGGTCGCGCGATCCTCGCCGAACCCGCCATCGAGGCGGTGGAACAGGCCGCGCGGGCGGCGGTGAATCTCGAGTTCGATCTACAGACCGGCGAACGTGGCGATCGCGATGCGATCGTCGAAACCGAGCTATGTGCCCTTACCGGCGCCGAAGCGGCGACCGTGGTCAACAACAACGCCGCAGCGGTCCTGCTGGTTCTCAATACCTTGGCGCTCGGGCGCGAGGTGGTGGTTTCGCGCGGCGAACTGATAGAGATCGGCGGTTCGTTCCGGATTCCCGACGTTATGCTGCGCAGCGGCGCGCGCCTACACGAGGTCGGTACTACCAATCGGACCCATCGCGCAGACTACCGCAACGCAATCGGACCCGACACCGCGCTGCTCATGAAGGTACATCCGTCCAACTACCAGGTAATCGGATTCACCAGTGAGGTGGCGCTCCAGGACCTGGCCGCGCTCGGCCGCGAATACGGCGTGGACGTGGTCGAAGACCTGGGTTCCGGTGCCCTCATCGACCTGACGCAGTTCGGGCTGCCGCGTGAGCCGGTTGTCGCCGAGCGAATCGCGGCCGGCGCGGCGATCGTGACTTTTTCCGGCGACAAGCTGTTGGGTGGCCCGCAGGCCGGACTGATCGTCGGACGCCGCGAGCTGATCGCAAAGCTGAAAGCCAATCCGCTCAAGCGGGCGCTGCGCTGCGACAAGCTCACGCTCGCCGCGCTGGCAGCGACGCTCAGAATCTACCTGCGCTCCGACGAAATCAGGGATACGGTTCCCACCTTGCGCCTGATGAGCCGCAAGCCCGCGGAATTGCGCACGGTCGCGGCCCAGGCTGCTCGAATTATTGCCGAGCGCCTGGAGACGGGCTTCAAGGTGGAAGTCACTGAAGCGACATCCCAGGTCGGATCAGGGTCGCTTCCCGCTGAAAGCTTGCCGTCGGTCGCGGTCACGATTACCCATCCCGATATGTCCGCGAACGCGATCGCCGCGCGGTTTCGTCGCGCGCGAATCATCGGACGAGTCAGCGGCGATGCTTTTCACCTCGACATGCGAACCATCGAAGACCCTGCGGTCTTTGCAGTCGATTTCAAAAGCTGA
- a CDS encoding nucleotidyltransferase family protein produces MVPGKAVLLAAGRGTRLASLTADRPKPLLEVAGKPLIARIVGGMIKSGLREFVVVAGHLAEQIEHWCTTFAIQNPGITIQTIRQQHLNGTAGAMLAARSLLASEDRFMFGWGDILMDGANYPRFAAASQRADCDLLLAVNDVDDPWRGAAAYVDSAMRVTRLVEKPPRGTSSTRWNCAGLFSASRTVFDYLDRLAPSSRGELELPQAIAAMIAAGRMVRAFEVQGFWSDVGTPDDLATARAHFDSGAGS; encoded by the coding sequence ATGGTGCCTGGCAAAGCGGTGCTGCTGGCGGCGGGGCGAGGTACCAGGCTGGCGTCGCTGACGGCAGACCGGCCCAAACCCCTGCTCGAGGTTGCCGGGAAGCCCCTAATTGCCCGCATCGTCGGGGGCATGATCAAATCCGGTCTGCGCGAATTTGTCGTAGTGGCGGGCCATCTCGCCGAACAGATCGAGCACTGGTGCACCACCTTCGCGATACAAAACCCGGGGATAACGATCCAAACGATTCGCCAGCAGCATCTCAATGGAACCGCCGGCGCGATGCTGGCCGCACGCAGTCTGCTCGCCAGCGAGGATCGCTTCATGTTCGGCTGGGGCGACATCCTGATGGATGGCGCCAACTATCCGCGGTTTGCGGCCGCGTCGCAGCGCGCCGATTGCGACCTGTTGCTGGCAGTCAATGATGTCGACGATCCGTGGCGGGGCGCGGCGGCGTACGTCGACTCCGCAATGCGTGTTACGCGCCTGGTCGAAAAGCCGCCACGCGGGACGTCGTCCACCCGATGGAACTGTGCCGGTCTGTTCAGCGCGTCGCGAACGGTTTTCGACTACCTCGATCGCCTTGCGCCGTCGTCTCGGGGCGAACTGGAGCTTCCACAGGCCATTGCCGCAATGATCGCGGCCGGACGCATGGTGCGAGCTTTTGAAGTGCAGGGGTTCTGGAGCGACGTCGGCACCCCCGATGATCTCGCCACGGCGCGCGCACACTTCGATTCGGGAGCGGGCTCTTGA
- a CDS encoding MFS transporter, with amino-acid sequence MPTSRSLGCAGSGKITGVPDIDSEVGIIDTAPEIEALEAEEPGELPESTTWETRLSAFRALRHRNFRLFFAGQLVSLIGTWMQLVAQAWLVLKLSNSSMMLGVVAFASFMPVVLVGLFAGVIVDRVDRRRLILAAQTLLMLSAFVLTALTWTGTVRVEHVIILAALNGLVSSFDMPGRQAFVVEMVGKEDLSNAIAMNSMIFNGARMVGPAVAGLLIALIGVTGCFFLNGLSFLAVIWGLLEMDVPRRQRRDFGAAMMRQVRQGLAYVWRHRPSFYLLVTVAISSGFAVQYSVLVPVFARDLLHSGARGYGFLMAAQGFGAVISAIVMNSRSSEARVLRQNLVIGLFLLAGAIFIFGVSRWIGLSLLAQALIGAGLMNHMVTTNTMLQMFVADELRGRVMSIYTLSFIGTAPLGSLGVGFVGEHLSPRIAVICCSVFALGCAFFLISKLKLIAEAQAGLETPSPAS; translated from the coding sequence GTGCCGACAAGCAGGTCGCTTGGCTGCGCGGGCTCTGGCAAAATCACTGGGGTCCCTGACATCGATTCCGAGGTTGGTATCATCGACACTGCGCCAGAGATAGAAGCCCTGGAGGCCGAAGAGCCCGGGGAGCTTCCTGAAAGCACCACCTGGGAAACGCGTCTCTCGGCGTTCCGCGCGCTGCGCCATCGAAACTTCCGCCTGTTCTTTGCCGGTCAGCTGGTTTCACTTATCGGCACCTGGATGCAATTGGTCGCACAGGCGTGGCTGGTGCTGAAGCTCAGCAATTCCTCGATGATGCTCGGAGTGGTCGCCTTCGCGAGCTTTATGCCCGTGGTCCTGGTTGGCCTTTTCGCGGGCGTGATTGTCGATCGCGTCGATCGGCGCCGCTTGATACTCGCTGCGCAGACCCTCCTGATGTTGAGCGCGTTCGTGCTTACCGCGCTCACCTGGACCGGCACGGTGCGGGTCGAGCACGTCATCATTCTTGCCGCGCTCAATGGACTGGTGAGCTCATTCGATATGCCGGGCCGGCAGGCATTCGTAGTCGAGATGGTGGGCAAGGAAGATCTGTCAAACGCGATCGCGATGAATTCGATGATCTTCAACGGCGCACGCATGGTAGGCCCCGCGGTTGCCGGCCTTTTGATAGCTCTTATCGGCGTGACCGGCTGTTTCTTCCTCAATGGGCTTAGTTTTCTGGCGGTCATCTGGGGACTGCTGGAAATGGATGTGCCACGGCGGCAGCGCCGCGACTTCGGCGCCGCGATGATGCGTCAGGTGCGCCAGGGCCTCGCCTATGTCTGGCGTCACCGGCCCAGCTTCTATCTCCTGGTGACGGTCGCGATCAGCAGCGGCTTTGCGGTGCAATACTCGGTTCTGGTGCCCGTGTTCGCACGCGACCTTTTGCACAGCGGGGCGCGTGGCTATGGCTTCCTGATGGCGGCTCAGGGCTTCGGCGCCGTGATTAGCGCGATCGTGATGAATTCTCGCTCCAGCGAGGCGCGGGTGCTGCGGCAAAATCTGGTCATCGGCTTGTTCCTGCTGGCTGGCGCCATCTTTATTTTCGGGGTGTCGAGGTGGATAGGGCTTTCCCTCCTCGCGCAGGCGCTGATTGGTGCAGGCCTCATGAACCACATGGTAACCACCAACACCATGCTGCAGATGTTCGTCGCCGATGAGTTGCGCGGCCGCGTCATGAGCATCTACACGCTTTCGTTTATCGGCACCGCGCCGTTAGGGAGCCTGGGGGTCGGTTTCGTCGGAGAGCACCTAAGTCCCCGCATCGCGGTCATATGCTGTTCGGTCTTTGCCCTGGGCTGTGCGTTCTTCCTGATAAGCAAACTCAAACTGATCGCCGAGGCCCAGGCCGGTCTCGAAACGCCGTCGCCTGCATCGTAG
- a CDS encoding dodecin: MPDKTYKIIEVVGVSEDSIDQAVRNALTKATRTLRNIDWFEVKDIRGAVAKKGEPVFQVEVRIGFRLEGDPV, translated from the coding sequence ATGCCAGACAAGACTTACAAGATCATCGAAGTGGTGGGTGTCTCGGAGGACAGCATTGACCAGGCCGTCCGCAACGCGCTCACCAAGGCGACTCGGACACTTCGCAACATCGACTGGTTCGAGGTTAAAGACATTCGCGGCGCGGTGGCCAAGAAAGGCGAACCAGTGTTTCAGGTCGAGGTCCGCATCGGATTTCGGCTGGAAGGCGACCCGGTTTAG